In Crassostrea angulata isolate pt1a10 chromosome 6, ASM2561291v2, whole genome shotgun sequence, a genomic segment contains:
- the LOC128186659 gene encoding low-density lipoprotein receptor-related protein 4-like yields MELAFFVFGSLWYKVLCEELYVTTPTSVLHIDTSTSQTSTIVTKENGRLLGLAADWRGERLYYTDVSPTGGGIYTANLQGGDVRKLPIQYPGMEPVGLAVDWVYGHLYWTDTVYRAVMMSNLDGTGRVTIVTENLITPRGIAVDPKRRELYVGDQGKHAVQVCGLDGRNCRELNVTDDSATFWPNQIAIDYATKKVLWIDGWVPALYSCSVGGTDCQRNTGNLSTELGSNPAFGLAVGQSGQLYLSTLHNQSLYRSSLDLVLTGVQIASSDTKMFFLLRKEAASDQPTVVTTNPCATNKGGCSDICVPHSGDSFTCTCPDASGKLPVNKMCQPPNQFLLFTDISKGIVGLANVDDSEIQTTIMRAVKPLAVTYHQNEKKVYFADARLRTIYKCNLDGSDVETVLNSSHGIGQVEGLSIDYRQNRLYFSNMGFEEYDGVLRSWHTIEMVDLDTKKRRTIVTSLEKPRAVVVDSDRRVLYYTDWGSAGHVGKVALDGSNRVVLTTAENPNDLIISDNKLLIINNKQPTAEIIEIDLANSNSAISRRQLSSVEPLSLAVSGDNLLVSSFTGGLNIYSKPSLGQTYSSSFGHFTRMIVVDTTDTMKRDEGVCSASGSCSDICVTSTQSDFFTCLCPTNTFNELTIDRVSCQEPNSYLLFADIDGIKMVPQGNTGDNQVYTIVYPSADCSHFYGLVVDDNQQYIYFSALQGNSIFRANVDGSDVQKFVTDANGKITSLALSRGDLFWTTTNSIDNSTGAIVHCNTEDTSRTVTVLYNTTAEPLDIAADESNIYWTERGRSGVERFDRRVFTARSSVDDKVQTSAIALTVPSRHLLYATDSTVIIRRFPTTTGTTSFTSSLTDTIAESGARTLMATRQFLYLSRWWGNSTGLVRRHDLTTMRSYDVTRAAVRPGQMVYISNQTPNVQDKVGSCPSIGSCSSTACFLDVDCYGRSKCCGTSQCTRCSPPEQGLNCIKDGVFIKNSGGAVNIGCEKCSCLNGSLTCDPLACPDLGSCPTENKIQPSSGSCCPLCSAITACSSPPTIENCPTSEKSLRLPSNSDTVNVTLDDVIFATTYGRSCSGQKLKLDFTDTSIKYRPYLQMVTVSASDKHGTATCKISVNVIDNTKPAFDSCPNGVLQMYVTESNRAVTWSPITARDNSGDVKVTADTQNGIELSPGLYDIHYEAVDGSGNSEACSFSINVTMLQACKSPPIPFNGLLSCKDATELTCLLENCNAGYLNTLSITQTHACDQTSGQWVPPFPSNFTNVCVKPAPLIIQREYIFEFSCPDSKFDELDLQQCISNARLCPRDDIKLCDRPFKQIGSSVVSNSRIVMWMEGVLPYGGDMVGLTTRMNNSGDMIKEFFQTGDFKTKCPRISCAFSRATSEPDIRKCEVGSKTFLVSGKEICAPCPAGWYFANGDCSECPANTYQERTGQTMCMPCPERGFSAIGSFLQSHCNINDPLVTSEQTDTFVIKIVAVAVGILIVILAAVSIVCFVRRKRVSQKYPSGGNFENPVFMGHGNEAFAGPSVDEYDHITAYKLQPVTQTQNLNTKEGDGYYEGGATLPNEDHACQSSEAASNRDLNKAIQEADYSHFDDFDSPNERLLADSDVKKNNVYSIVQRS; encoded by the exons ATGGAGCTGGCATTTTTTGTGTTTGGTTCTCTGTGGTACAAAGTGCTTTGTGAAG aGTTGTATGTAACCACTCCAACGTCTGTCTTGCACATTGATACATCAACTTCACAAACATCAACTATTGTTACCAAG GAGAATGGGCGCCTGCTAGGTTTGGCTGCAGACTGGCGTGGGGAGAGACTGTATTACACGGACGTGTCACCTACAGGGGGTGGTATCTACACCGCCAACCTACAGGGAGGGGACGTCAGAAAACTACCAATTCAATACCCTG GCATGGAACCTGTGGGGCTGGCGGTAGACTGGGTGTACGGACACCTGTACTGGACAGATACCGTCTACAGGGCCGTTATGATGTCAAACCTTGACGGCACGGGACGCGTTACCATAGTGACAGAAAACTTGATCACCCCCCGTGGTATTGCTGTCGACCCGAAAAGAAG AGAACTATACGTTGGCGACCAAGGCAAACATGCTGTACAGGTTTGTGGGTTGGATGGAAGGAACTGCCGGGAACTCAACGTCACTGACGACAGCGCCACCTTCTGGCCAAATCAGATCGCTATTGACTACGCCACTAA AAAAGTACTTTGGATAGACGGTTGGGTACCAGCCTTGTATTCTTGCTCTGTTGGGGGCACTGACTGCCAGAGGAATACTGGAAACCTCTCCACAGAACTTGGCTCTAATCCAGCGTTTGGTCTTGCTGTTGGTCAGAGTGGCCAGTTGTATTTGTCCACACTGCACAACCAGTCCTTATACAGGTCCAGTCTTGATCTTGTGCTGACTGGCGTACAGATAGCCTCTTCAGACACCAAGATGTTCTTCTTGCTCCGAAAAGAAGCTGCTTCTGACCAACCAACAG TGGTCACTACGAACCCTTGTGCCACCAATAAAGGGGGCTGCTCAGACATCTGTGTTCCCCATTCGGGGGACAGCTTCACCTGTACGTGTCCTGATGCATCGGGGAAACTACCGGTCAACAAAATGTGTCAAC ccCCAAACCAGTTTCTTCTCTTTACGGATATATCAAAGGGCATTGTGGGATTGGCTAATGTTGATGATTCTGAAATTCAAACGACAATAATGCGAGCGGTTAAACCGTTGGCAGTGACTTACCACCAAAATGAAAAG AAAGTTTACTTTGCCGATGCTCGTCTTCGAACCATCTACAAATGCAACCTAGACGGAAGTGACGTAGAGACAGTACTAAACAGTTCTCATGGAATAGGCCAAGTGGAAG GTCTGTCCATCGATTATCGTCAAAACCGGCTCTACTTTTCTAACATGGGTTTCGAGGAGTATGATGGGGTGCTGAGATCATGGCATACTATTGAGATGGTGGACTTGGATACTAAAAAAAGACGGACCATCGTTACATCATTAGAGAAACCCAGGGCTGTAGTGGTGGATTCAGACCGCCG agtTCTGTACTACACGGACTGGGGAAGTGCAGGTCACGTGGGTAAGGTGGCGTTGGATGGTTCCAATAGGGTGGTGCTAACTACAGCGGAGAACCCTAATGACCTGATCATCTCTGACAATAAGTTGTTGATCATCAACAACAAGCAGCCGACAGCAGAAATCATAGAAATAGACCTGGCCAACTCTAATAGTGCAATTAGCAGACGTCAACTTTCTTCTGTG GAACCCCTGTCTCTTGCTGTTTCTGGGGATAACCTTCTAGTCAGCTCTTTTACCGGAGGTCTCAATATCTACAGCAAGCCCAGTCTCGGTCAGACCTACAGCTCATCCTTCGGACACTTTACACGAATGATCGTGGTGGACACAACGGACACGATGAAGCGAG ATGAAGGAGTGTGTTCGGCTTCTGGATCCTGTTCCGACATTTGTGTGACGTCAACACAATCAGATTTTTTCACCTGCTTATGCCCAACCAATACATTCAACGAACTAACAATTGACCGTGTGTCCTGTCAAG AACCGAACTCCTACTTATTATTTGCTGACATTGACGGGATCAAAATGGTCCCACAAGGCAATACGGGCGACAACCAAGTCTATACCATTGTGTATCCTAGCGCCGACTGCAGCCATTTCTATGGTCTTGTAGTGGATGATAACCAACAGTATATCTACTTCAGTGCTCTACAGGg AAATTCAATTTTCCGCGCTAATGTAGATGGTTCGGATGTGCAGAAATTTGTGACCGATGCAAATGGCAAAATAACAAGTCTAGCTTTGTCTAGAGGCGACCTCTTCTGGACAACTACAAACAGCATCGATAACTCCACCGGTGCTATCGTTCACTGTAACACAGAGGATACCAGTAGAACAGTCACTGTACTGTACAATACCACAGCGGAACCTCTAGATATCGCAGCTGATGAAAG TAACATTTACTGGACAGAAAGAGGTCGCTCTGGGGTAGAGCGATTCGACAGACGTGTATTCACGGCACGCTCCTCGGTAGATGACAAGGTCCAGACTTCTGCCATTGCCCTCACTGTTCCCTCCAGACATCTCCTGTACGCCACGGACTCTACAGTGATAATTCGGCGGTTCCCGACCACCACTGGCACCACCAGTTTta ccTCATCCCTGACGGACACTATAGCAGAGTCAGGGGCGAGAACTCTGATGGCCACGAGACAATTCCTGTATCTGTCTCGATGGTGGGGGAACAGCACGGGGTTGGTAAGACGACATGACCTCACCACCATGAGAAGTTATGACGTCACGAGAGCTGCTGTCCGGCCTGGACAGATGGTTTATATATCAAACCAGACACCTAATGTGCAAG ATAAGGTGGGTAGCTGTCCCTCCATTGGATCCTGTTCAAGCACGGCCTGTTTCCTGGACGTGGACTGTTACGGTAGGTCTAAATGCTGTGGTACAAGTCAATGTACCAGGTGTTCACCCCCAGAGCAAGGGTTAAATTGTATCAAGGATGGAGTCTTTATCAAG AATTCTGGAGGTGCTGTGAATATTGGCTGTGAGAAATGTTCCTGTTTGAATGGTAGTCTTACCTGTGACCCACTTGCCTGTCCGGACCTTGGTTCATGTCCAACAGAGAACAAAATACAACCATCATCTGGGTCATGTTGCCCTCTGTGTTCTG CAATAACAGCTTGTTCCAGTCCCC CTACAATAGAAAACTGCCCCACCTCTGAAAAATCTCTTCGCCTACCCAGCAACAGTGATACGGTCAATGTAACTTTAGATGACGTCATCTTTGCAACAACCTACGGAAGAAGCTGTTCTGGACAGAAATTGAAGTTAGATTTCACTGATACTTCGATAAAATATCGGCCGTACCTTCAGATGGTCACTGTATCTGCCTCAGATAAACACGGGACTGCAACATGTAAAATTTCCGTTAATGTCATTG ataataCAAAACCAGCTTTTGATTCCTGTCCGAATGGAGTTTTACAGATGTATGTAACGGAGAGCAATAGGGCTGTCACGTGGTCCCCGATTACTGCCAGAGATAATTCGGGTGATGTAAAAGTTACTGCAGATACACAAAATGGCATAGAGCTATCGCCTGGTTTATATGACATTCATTATGAAGCTGTAGATGGTTCGGGCAATAGCGAGGCTTGTTCTTTCTCGATTAACGTAACCATGCTTCAAg CTTGCAAGAGCCCACCAATCCCATTCAACGGTCTTCTGAGCTGTAAAGACGCCACTGAGCTGACATGTCTCTTGGAGAACTGTAATGCTGGCTATTTGAACACTTTGTCCATTACACAAACCCACGCCTGTGATCAGACTAGTGGACAGTGGGTCCCTCCGTTTCCTTCCAATTTTACCAACGTCTGCGTCA AACCCGCACCGTTAATCATTCAGCGGGAATACATTTTCGAATTCAGTTGTCCAGATTCCAAATTTGATGAATTAGATCTACAGCAGTGTATTTCCAATGCTCGCCTTTGTCCAAGAGATGACATTAAACTTTGTGATAGGCCATTCAAACAAATTGGGAGCTCAGTTGTCTCAAATAGTCGTATAGTGATGTGGATGGAAGGAGTTCTACC GTATGGGGGTGACATGGTGGGTTTAACTACCAGGATGAACAATTCTGGAGACATGATCAAAGAATTCTTTCAAACTGGCGATTTCAAAACGAAATGTCCGAGAATTTCCTGTGCTTTCTCGCGAGCTACGTCTGAGCCAGATATCAGAAAATGTGAGGTTGGCTCCAAAACGTTTCTTGTTTCGGGAAAAGAGATTTGTG CCCCGTGCCCTGCTGGATGGTACTTTGCAAATGGTGACTGTTCAGAGTGCCCTGCCAACACGTACCAGGAACGCACCGGACAGACCATGTGTATGCCATGTCCAGAGAGAGGTTTCTCCGCGATCGGTTCTTTCCTCCAATCACATT GTAATATCAATGACCCACTTGTTACCTCAGAACAAACAGATACGTTTGTGATCAAAATCGTAGCAGTTGCCGTGGGAATATTAATAGTCATTCTAGCTGCCGTGTCCATTGTGTGCTTCGTTAGGAGAAAGAGAGTATCTCAAAAATATCCCAGCGgaggaaattttgaaaaccCAGTTTTCATGGGCCATGGGAATGAGGCATTTGCAGGTCCTAGTGTTGACGAATATGATCATATTACGGCGTATAAG CTGCAACCCGTAACTCAGACTCAAAACCTTAACACTAAAGAAGGAGATGGGTACTACGAAGGGGGAGCAACTCTGCCCAATGAAGATCACGCTTGCCAAAGTTCAGAAGCTGCTTCGAACAGGGATTTAAACAAGGCGATCCAAGAGGCCGACTACAGCCACTTTGATGACTTCGACAGTCCAAATGAACGA CTGTTGGCTGACAGTGACGTGAAGAAGAACAATGTGTACAGCATTGTACAGCGGTCCTAA